A single region of the Halorussus sp. MSC15.2 genome encodes:
- a CDS encoding Zn-dependent hydrolase, protein MNVDAERLRTDIERNAEFGDVESDEGRGRTVLTGTEANRHAREYLVSRLEDAGLDVRIDAVGNVAGRWTPESADPDADPVAAGSHLDSVPEGGIFDGPLGVYAALEAVRAMQEAGAEPTRPVEVVSFTEEEGQRFASGLLGSSVAAGERSVEDALALEADDGTTLETALTDIGFRGEGRLDAGDWDAWLELHVEQSERLADAGVPVGVVTAITGITHCEVTIRGEADHAGATPMGDRTDALAAASEFVLDVERAANEVVAGESDTAVGTVGSFGVRPNATNVVPGEVTAGVDVRDVDRDAIDEIVQRARRSLARLERERGVETDLRRPFDLAPTPMSDRVRTAAHDASAAAGIETLDLHSGAAHDTMHVAEVTDAGLLFAPSRDGISHNPKEWTDWDDCATATRVLADALAKLSGT, encoded by the coding sequence ATGAACGTGGACGCCGAGCGCCTCCGGACGGACATCGAGCGAAACGCCGAGTTCGGCGACGTCGAGTCCGACGAAGGGCGCGGACGCACCGTACTGACCGGCACCGAGGCCAACCGCCACGCGCGAGAGTATCTGGTCTCCCGACTGGAAGACGCCGGACTCGACGTGCGAATCGACGCGGTGGGGAACGTCGCGGGACGGTGGACCCCCGAAAGCGCCGACCCCGACGCCGACCCGGTCGCGGCAGGGAGCCACCTCGACTCCGTCCCGGAAGGCGGCATCTTCGACGGTCCGCTCGGCGTCTACGCCGCGCTGGAAGCCGTCCGGGCGATGCAGGAGGCGGGAGCCGAACCGACGCGCCCGGTCGAGGTCGTCTCGTTCACCGAGGAGGAGGGCCAGCGCTTCGCTTCGGGCCTGCTCGGGTCGTCGGTCGCGGCGGGCGAGCGCTCCGTAGAGGACGCGCTCGCGCTCGAAGCGGACGACGGGACCACGCTGGAGACCGCCCTGACCGACATCGGCTTTCGGGGCGAGGGCCGCCTCGACGCCGGCGACTGGGACGCGTGGCTCGAACTCCACGTCGAGCAGAGCGAGCGACTGGCGGACGCGGGCGTCCCGGTGGGCGTCGTCACCGCCATCACGGGCATCACCCACTGCGAGGTGACGATACGCGGCGAGGCCGACCACGCCGGGGCGACCCCGATGGGCGACCGGACCGACGCGCTCGCGGCGGCAAGCGAGTTCGTACTCGACGTCGAACGGGCCGCGAACGAGGTGGTCGCCGGGGAGAGCGACACCGCGGTGGGGACCGTGGGAAGCTTCGGCGTGCGCCCGAACGCGACCAACGTGGTTCCCGGGGAAGTCACGGCGGGCGTGGACGTTCGAGACGTGGACCGCGACGCCATTGACGAAATCGTCCAGCGAGCGCGCCGAAGTCTCGCGCGCCTCGAACGCGAGCGTGGGGTCGAAACCGACCTACGCCGTCCCTTCGACCTCGCGCCCACGCCCATGAGTGACCGCGTTCGCACGGCCGCTCACGACGCGAGTGCGGCCGCCGGAATCGAGACGCTCGACCTGCACTCGGGGGCGGCCCACGACACCATGCACGTCGCCGAGGTCACGGACGCCGGACTCCTGTTCGCGCCCTCGCGGGACGGCATCTCGCACAACCCGAAGGAGTGGACCGACTGGGACGACTGCGCGACCGCGACGCGGGTGCTGGCAGACGCGTTGGCAAAGTTATCGGGCACGTAA
- a CDS encoding CNNM domain-containing protein, which produces MDSLRIAGRLAAGVLLILANGFFVAIEFALTRARQFSEDEFVDGTPALERAWEMTHNLEIYLTTCQVGITASSIAVGIVAEPALAAIFEPVFANTVLASFGSGAILAFLLINLVHLTHGEQTPTYLGVERSRTVCRYGATPLYWFNYLISPLITLGDWVAKATLKLFGVEMTGAWLETEEQAIESRADLRNRLGSVLERGDLSDERRDEVMNALRIGEQSVREVMIPAEEIVALSTEADTEENFRRMSDRPQTRYPLVGEELTDFRGIVYVPVLLRHRERLSEGDLDFEELAAPPMTLSPDADVSDAIDQFQTETQELALVVEDGEVVGLVTVTDALEAVTGDIEDRSTGDTPRRPAGCSAPEATRLFCPHPTTH; this is translated from the coding sequence ATGGACTCGCTTCGAATTGCGGGTCGCCTCGCCGCTGGTGTACTGCTCATACTGGCGAACGGGTTCTTCGTCGCTATCGAGTTCGCGCTGACTCGCGCACGCCAGTTCTCCGAGGACGAGTTCGTCGACGGAACCCCCGCGTTGGAGCGGGCGTGGGAGATGACGCACAACCTCGAAATCTATCTCACCACCTGTCAGGTCGGAATCACCGCGTCCAGCATCGCCGTCGGTATCGTCGCCGAACCCGCCCTCGCCGCCATCTTCGAACCCGTCTTCGCGAACACGGTGCTGGCGTCGTTCGGTTCGGGCGCGATTCTCGCCTTCCTCCTCATCAATCTCGTCCACCTGACCCACGGCGAGCAGACCCCGACCTATCTCGGCGTCGAGCGCTCCCGGACGGTGTGCCGGTACGGCGCAACGCCGTTGTACTGGTTCAACTACCTCATCTCGCCGCTCATCACCCTCGGCGACTGGGTCGCGAAAGCGACGCTCAAACTGTTCGGAGTCGAGATGACGGGTGCGTGGCTCGAAACCGAGGAGCAGGCCATCGAGTCGCGGGCCGACCTCCGCAACCGACTCGGGTCCGTCCTCGAACGCGGTGACCTGTCGGACGAGCGACGGGACGAGGTGATGAACGCGCTCCGAATCGGCGAGCAGTCGGTCCGCGAGGTGATGATTCCCGCCGAGGAAATCGTCGCGCTGTCCACCGAAGCCGATACCGAGGAGAACTTCCGGCGTATGTCGGACCGACCCCAGACCCGGTATCCGCTGGTCGGCGAGGAACTGACCGACTTCCGTGGCATCGTCTACGTTCCGGTCCTCTTGCGCCACCGCGAGAGGTTGTCGGAGGGGGACCTCGACTTCGAGGAGTTGGCCGCGCCGCCGATGACGCTCTCGCCGGACGCCGACGTGAGCGACGCCATCGACCAGTTCCAGACCGAGACTCAGGAACTCGCGCTAGTGGTCGAAGACGGCGAAGTCGTCGGACTCGTGACCGTGACCGACGCGTTGGAGGCGGTCACGGGCGACATCGAGGACCGCTCGACCGGGGACACTCCGCGGCGGCCGGCGGGGTGTAGCGCTCCCGAGGCGACTCGTCTGTTCTGCCCCCATCCCACCACTCATTAG
- a CDS encoding pentapeptide repeat-containing protein, with the protein MARTEERTAADSTATCRYTFDPSKRTEARLQTTWECPHEPYGDSDYCPFHMSRDERTSNDVSGEDIVERLKRNLESEDVRANEYVGADLPHLSLTYQDISGGNNHALNFQHADIDGFDITNGHLEQGLNLRGATVGALKFEGATVGGALEADRISVEGTFSAYEATFREDVSFADASFHGEVNCDETTFRDDTSFENVTFHAPAHFRNVETTGTSHVLDDHISFGGATFRDDASFRQATFQYVTFTDVAFHAESDFEHVEFEGDSQFGGVVFDRMADFDEAKFHDDACFENARFNAVAEFRGVEFNGGSRTTSDDVTFESAQFEDEADFKLARFRFADFKDATFDAEFNLDRAVFDARADCHRIDVAGRANFEATEFRDGVAFDEGAFAGDVEAVEAEFHGDADFVGVTFRSRARFTEARFREDASFRGATFEDDAVFRGAIFEGEAKHLEENACFDEVTFDALADFETASFTNGSFRDVTFDAECNFRGAEFLDAVRFRVDGTGRGDTYVDLSGATLAGGSIVVTAGNVVIYDLTKATLGDLQLESETSEHELLDHFRFCLTDFDRFDFSDHHASLERNDWNLHDFVGDETSGRYDVEMSNEVVEETYRKAQDSADAVGDTPAMREFEFKRYFYNRRKNIDIVLHEYSIDAWTRAKKASSVGLNFFMQFTCGYGNRLPRIAALTFLLPALFGLFYVLGGPLETGAGVVWEASAPATTLFDGLYYSYISFSTIGYGDIGPVGWAAKILAASQGMLNGLFFTLLTFTLFKRVLGGS; encoded by the coding sequence ATGGCACGAACTGAAGAACGGACCGCCGCCGACTCGACAGCCACCTGCCGATACACGTTCGACCCGTCCAAACGGACCGAGGCGCGCCTCCAGACGACGTGGGAGTGCCCGCACGAACCGTACGGCGACAGCGACTACTGTCCGTTCCACATGTCGCGGGACGAACGGACCAGCAACGACGTGTCCGGAGAGGACATCGTCGAGCGACTCAAACGGAACCTCGAATCGGAGGACGTGCGCGCCAACGAGTACGTGGGCGCGGACCTCCCGCACCTCTCGCTGACGTATCAGGACATCAGCGGCGGTAACAACCACGCACTCAACTTCCAGCACGCCGACATCGACGGGTTCGACATCACGAACGGGCATCTCGAACAGGGACTCAATCTCCGCGGTGCCACGGTGGGCGCGCTCAAGTTCGAAGGCGCGACCGTCGGCGGTGCCCTCGAAGCCGACCGGATTTCGGTCGAAGGGACGTTCTCGGCGTACGAGGCGACGTTCCGCGAGGACGTATCGTTCGCGGACGCGAGCTTCCACGGGGAAGTGAACTGCGACGAGACGACGTTCCGCGACGACACGAGTTTCGAGAACGTGACGTTCCACGCCCCGGCCCACTTCCGGAACGTCGAGACGACCGGCACCAGCCACGTCCTCGACGACCACATCTCGTTCGGGGGCGCGACGTTCCGCGACGACGCGAGCTTCCGGCAAGCGACGTTCCAGTACGTCACCTTCACCGACGTGGCGTTCCACGCCGAGTCCGACTTCGAACACGTCGAGTTCGAGGGCGACAGCCAGTTCGGTGGGGTCGTGTTCGACCGCATGGCCGACTTCGACGAGGCCAAGTTCCACGACGACGCCTGCTTCGAGAACGCCCGGTTCAACGCCGTGGCCGAGTTCAGGGGCGTCGAGTTCAACGGCGGGAGTCGGACCACCAGCGACGACGTGACCTTCGAGAGCGCGCAGTTCGAGGACGAAGCCGACTTCAAACTCGCGCGATTCCGATTCGCCGACTTCAAAGACGCCACCTTCGACGCCGAGTTCAATCTCGACCGGGCGGTCTTCGACGCCCGCGCCGACTGCCACCGCATCGACGTGGCGGGACGCGCCAACTTCGAGGCCACGGAGTTCCGCGACGGCGTGGCCTTCGACGAGGGCGCGTTCGCGGGCGACGTGGAGGCGGTCGAGGCCGAGTTCCACGGCGACGCCGACTTCGTCGGCGTGACGTTCCGCTCCCGCGCCCGGTTCACCGAAGCGCGGTTCCGCGAGGACGCCAGTTTCCGGGGAGCGACGTTCGAGGACGACGCCGTCTTCCGGGGTGCGATTTTCGAGGGCGAGGCAAAACATCTGGAGGAGAACGCCTGCTTCGACGAGGTGACGTTCGATGCGCTGGCGGACTTCGAGACCGCGAGTTTCACGAACGGGTCGTTCAGAGACGTGACGTTCGACGCCGAGTGCAACTTCCGAGGCGCGGAGTTCCTCGACGCGGTCCGGTTCCGAGTAGACGGGACCGGGAGAGGCGATACCTACGTGGACCTGTCGGGGGCGACGCTCGCCGGCGGTAGTATCGTCGTGACTGCGGGCAACGTCGTCATCTACGACCTGACGAAGGCGACGCTCGGCGACCTCCAGTTGGAGAGCGAGACGAGCGAACACGAACTCCTCGACCACTTCCGGTTCTGTCTGACTGACTTCGACCGCTTCGACTTCAGCGACCACCACGCCTCGCTCGAACGCAACGACTGGAACCTCCACGACTTCGTCGGCGACGAGACCTCCGGCCGGTACGACGTTGAGATGTCGAACGAGGTCGTCGAGGAGACCTACCGGAAGGCCCAAGACAGCGCCGACGCCGTCGGCGACACGCCCGCGATGCGGGAGTTCGAGTTCAAGCGGTACTTCTACAACCGCCGGAAGAACATCGACATCGTCCTCCACGAGTACTCAATCGACGCGTGGACTCGGGCGAAGAAGGCGTCCAGCGTCGGTCTCAACTTCTTCATGCAGTTCACCTGCGGCTACGGCAACCGTCTGCCCCGCATCGCCGCGCTCACCTTCCTGCTCCCCGCGCTGTTCGGCCTCTTCTACGTTCTCGGCGGCCCGCTGGAGACGGGGGCCGGAGTCGTCTGGGAGGCGAGCGCGCCCGCGACGACGTTGTTCGACGGACTGTACTACAGTTACATCAGCTTCAGTACCATCGGTTACGGCGACATCGGACCCGTGGGCTGGGCGGCCAAGATTCTGGCCGCGAGTCAGGGGATGCTGAACGGGTTGTTCTTCACCCTACTCACGTTCACCCTGTTCAAGCGAGTGCTGGGCGGGAGCTAA
- a CDS encoding O-methyltransferase, translating to MELLPEETERFVRAMVPDRDDTLREMETHGEEIGFPTVGPAVGGFLRLVARMVDAERIFEFGSGFGYSAYWFAAALPEDGEVVLTEHDPAELADAREYLARGGYADRAIFEEGDAFETVERYDGPFDVVLVDCHKDGYPDAFDAVREKVAEGGVVVADNAMESGAQDFHSILELLEGRDPGDVDDQTRGVADYLRAVRDDPAFETVGVPLGQGLSLSYRTSSV from the coding sequence ATGGAGCTACTGCCCGAGGAGACCGAACGGTTCGTCCGCGCGATGGTGCCCGACCGCGACGACACGTTGCGGGAGATGGAGACCCACGGCGAAGAAATCGGCTTCCCGACGGTCGGCCCGGCGGTCGGCGGGTTCCTCCGTCTCGTGGCGCGGATGGTGGACGCCGAACGAATCTTCGAGTTCGGGTCGGGATTCGGTTACTCGGCATACTGGTTCGCTGCGGCGTTACCGGAAGACGGCGAGGTCGTCCTGACCGAACACGACCCAGCGGAACTCGCCGACGCCCGGGAGTATCTTGCTCGCGGCGGGTACGCCGACCGGGCTATCTTCGAGGAGGGCGACGCGTTCGAGACCGTCGAACGGTACGACGGACCCTTCGACGTGGTGCTGGTCGATTGCCACAAAGACGGTTACCCCGACGCCTTCGACGCGGTGCGCGAGAAGGTGGCCGAGGGCGGTGTCGTCGTCGCCGACAACGCGATGGAGAGCGGGGCGCAGGATTTCCACTCGATTCTCGAACTGCTCGAAGGCCGCGACCCCGGCGACGTGGACGACCAGACCCGCGGCGTCGCCGACTACCTCCGGGCCGTTCGTGACGACCCGGCGTTCGAGACGGTCGGGGTTCCTCTCGGTCAAGGTCTCTCGCTGAGTTATCGAACGTCGTCCGTCTGA
- a CDS encoding HalOD1 output domain-containing protein — MEPNETGDDAAEDRTRYVHYDPTTGERPSEMLVVTVADIADADPLELEPLFETVEPDTLDDFVGTGGLPDVGGHMSFTYENYDVTVHSSGLLEIESAD, encoded by the coding sequence ATGGAACCTAACGAAACCGGAGACGACGCCGCCGAGGACCGAACGCGCTACGTTCACTACGACCCGACGACCGGCGAACGGCCCAGCGAGATGCTGGTGGTAACCGTCGCCGACATAGCCGACGCGGACCCGCTGGAGTTGGAACCGCTCTTCGAGACCGTCGAACCCGACACGCTCGACGACTTCGTCGGGACGGGCGGGTTGCCCGACGTGGGCGGTCACATGTCGTTCACGTACGAGAATTACGACGTGACCGTCCACTCCAGCGGTCTCCTCGAAATCGAGTCCGCGGACTGA
- the radA gene encoding DNA repair and recombination protein RadA, whose protein sequence is MAATEKLDTLPGVGPATAEKLRGAGYDTFVSIAVASPGELSNTADVGESNAADIIRAARDEADVGSFETGAEVLKRRADIGKSSWNVPAVDEMLGGGVETQSITEVYGEFGAGKSQVTHQLSVNAQLPRDHGGLEGGVLFVDSEDTFRPERIDDMVRGLEDDAKRAAAQRYGVQTEDELVEAMLDRIHVAKAFNSNHQMLLAEKAEELIKDRADSEVPIRMVCVDSLTAHFRAEYVGRGELAERQQKLNKHLHDLVRVASLHDVAVVVTNQVQSNPDSYFGDPTKPIGGNILGHASTFRMYLRKSKGNKRIVRLVDAPNLADGEAVMRVTNDGLKPE, encoded by the coding sequence ATGGCAGCAACAGAGAAACTCGACACGCTCCCCGGAGTAGGACCGGCGACGGCCGAGAAACTGCGCGGCGCGGGGTACGACACGTTCGTCTCCATCGCCGTGGCGAGTCCCGGCGAACTCTCGAACACCGCCGACGTCGGCGAGTCCAACGCCGCCGACATCATCCGGGCGGCCCGCGACGAGGCCGACGTTGGTAGTTTCGAGACCGGCGCGGAGGTGCTGAAGCGCAGGGCCGACATCGGCAAGTCGTCGTGGAACGTCCCAGCAGTGGACGAGATGCTCGGCGGCGGCGTGGAGACCCAGTCTATCACCGAGGTGTACGGCGAGTTCGGGGCCGGGAAGTCGCAGGTCACCCACCAACTGTCGGTCAACGCTCAGCTTCCGCGGGACCACGGCGGACTTGAAGGCGGTGTCCTCTTCGTGGATAGCGAGGACACGTTCCGGCCCGAGCGCATCGACGACATGGTTCGGGGCCTCGAAGACGACGCCAAGCGCGCCGCCGCCCAGCGCTACGGCGTTCAGACCGAGGACGAACTGGTCGAGGCGATGCTCGACCGGATTCACGTCGCCAAGGCGTTCAACTCCAACCACCAGATGCTGCTGGCCGAGAAGGCCGAGGAACTCATCAAGGACCGGGCCGACTCCGAGGTACCGATACGGATGGTCTGCGTCGATTCGCTGACGGCTCACTTCCGGGCGGAGTACGTCGGCCGGGGCGAACTCGCCGAGCGCCAGCAGAAACTCAACAAGCACCTCCACGACCTCGTTCGCGTGGCGAGTCTCCACGACGTGGCCGTGGTGGTGACCAATCAGGTCCAGTCGAACCCCGACTCCTACTTCGGCGACCCCACCAAGCCCATCGGCGGCAACATCCTCGGGCACGCCTCGACGTTCCGCATGTACCTCCGGAAGTCGAAGGGGAACAAGCGCATCGTCCGCCTCGTGGACGCGCCCAACCTCGCCGACGGCGAGGCCGTGATGCGGGTCACTAACGACGGACTGAAACCGGAGTGA
- a CDS encoding tryptophanase produces MRAYKSKMVTPIRLPDREEREANLERAGYNVFNLDSDGVFVDLLTDSGTGTMSESQWAAMLSGDEAYAGSRSFERLQEAVSDVMGFERIIPAHQGRGAENVLYGALVEEGDYVPNNTHFDTTRAHIANNGAKPVDCPREGALDDDRAFAGDLDVEAVRSLADEVGAENIPAVLLTITNNSLAGQPVSVENVRAAREVADELDATFVVDACRFAENAYFVREREAEFEDASVADVAREQLSYADALVMSGKKDGLVNVGGFVAVRDDEAFDDLYAEARERGILYEGFTTYGGMAGRDLEAMAVGLREAVEESYIADRVGQVQRLGDLLADRNVPVQRPTGGHAVYVNAAEFLPDIPDDEFPGQALVCELYREGAVRGVELGSFAFPETDRPELVRLSLPRRTYGADHLDHVAETFEKVAERRDAGEITGLEIVDEPEMAELRHFSAELRPVRERETTTAD; encoded by the coding sequence ATGCGAGCGTACAAATCGAAGATGGTCACGCCGATTCGACTCCCCGACCGCGAGGAACGCGAGGCGAATCTGGAGCGGGCGGGATACAACGTCTTCAATCTCGATTCCGATGGCGTGTTCGTGGACCTGTTGACCGACAGCGGGACCGGGACGATGAGCGAGTCCCAGTGGGCCGCCATGCTGTCGGGCGACGAGGCATACGCCGGGAGTCGGAGTTTCGAACGACTGCAGGAGGCGGTCTCGGACGTCATGGGCTTCGAGCGCATCATCCCCGCCCATCAGGGCCGTGGCGCAGAGAACGTCCTCTACGGCGCGTTGGTCGAGGAGGGCGACTACGTCCCCAACAACACCCACTTCGACACGACTCGGGCACATATCGCCAACAACGGAGCGAAGCCGGTCGATTGCCCACGCGAAGGTGCGCTCGACGACGACCGAGCGTTCGCGGGCGACCTCGACGTGGAAGCGGTTCGGAGTCTGGCCGACGAAGTGGGCGCCGAGAACATTCCGGCGGTCCTGCTCACCATCACTAACAACTCGCTGGCTGGCCAACCGGTGAGCGTCGAGAACGTCCGGGCGGCCCGCGAGGTGGCCGACGAACTGGACGCCACCTTCGTCGTCGACGCCTGCCGCTTCGCCGAGAACGCCTACTTCGTCCGGGAGCGCGAGGCGGAGTTCGAGGACGCCTCGGTCGCGGACGTGGCCCGCGAACAGCTCTCGTACGCCGACGCGCTCGTCATGAGCGGGAAGAAGGACGGATTGGTCAACGTCGGCGGGTTCGTCGCCGTCCGGGACGACGAGGCGTTCGACGACCTCTACGCCGAGGCCCGCGAGCGCGGTATCCTCTACGAGGGGTTCACGACCTACGGCGGGATGGCGGGGCGAGACCTCGAAGCGATGGCGGTCGGTCTCCGCGAGGCGGTCGAGGAATCGTACATCGCCGACCGCGTCGGGCAGGTCCAGCGACTCGGCGACCTGCTCGCCGACCGCAACGTACCGGTCCAGCGACCCACCGGCGGTCACGCGGTGTACGTGAACGCCGCCGAGTTCCTGCCCGACATTCCGGACGACGAGTTCCCCGGTCAGGCGTTGGTCTGCGAACTCTACCGCGAGGGGGCCGTCCGCGGCGTCGAACTCGGGAGCTTCGCCTTCCCCGAGACGGACCGACCGGAACTCGTTCGTCTTTCGCTTCCGCGCCGGACGTACGGTGCGGACCACCTCGACCACGTCGCCGAGACGTTCGAGAAAGTGGCCGAGCGTCGCGACGCGGGCGAAATCACGGGACTCGAAATCGTCGATGAACCCGAGATGGCGGAACTGCGCCACTTCAGTGCGGAACTACGGCCGGTCCGAGAACGAGAGACGACCACGGCCGACTAA
- a CDS encoding SDR family NAD(P)-dependent oxidoreductase, with amino-acid sequence MGTLNPDFSDSTVIVTGASAGIGRAGALAFGDAGATVVVADVREDPKAEGESVPTHERIRDGGGDAEYVETDVSDPDQIRTLIESAREFGGVDVMVNNAGVYTKRRFREVTPAEFEEVHAVNARGTFFGTQFAANDMIDRGDPGVVINTSSDTQGRAAWDHSHYAATKGAIRMITRSAALELATEGVRVNAVAPGPVATEIREGWSEEAEEMAPEGETPDLPMRAADPAELAGAYLFLASDAASYVTGETVWVDGGGHVA; translated from the coding sequence ATGGGAACACTGAACCCCGACTTCTCTGACTCCACAGTTATCGTCACGGGCGCGAGTGCGGGCATCGGCAGAGCGGGTGCGCTCGCGTTCGGCGACGCGGGCGCGACCGTCGTCGTCGCCGACGTGCGCGAGGACCCGAAGGCCGAGGGCGAATCGGTCCCGACCCACGAGCGAATCCGCGACGGCGGCGGCGACGCCGAGTACGTCGAGACCGACGTCTCGGACCCAGACCAGATTCGGACGCTAATCGAGTCGGCCCGCGAGTTCGGCGGCGTGGACGTGATGGTGAACAACGCTGGCGTCTACACGAAGCGCCGGTTCCGCGAGGTCACGCCCGCGGAGTTCGAGGAAGTCCACGCGGTCAACGCGCGGGGGACCTTCTTCGGGACGCAGTTCGCCGCGAACGACATGATAGACCGCGGCGACCCCGGGGTCGTCATCAACACTTCCTCGGACACGCAGGGCCGAGCGGCGTGGGACCACTCTCACTACGCCGCGACGAAGGGGGCGATTCGAATGATAACGCGGAGCGCGGCCCTCGAACTCGCCACCGAGGGCGTGCGGGTCAACGCCGTCGCGCCCGGTCCCGTCGCCACCGAAATTCGCGAGGGGTGGTCCGAAGAGGCCGAGGAGATGGCACCGGAGGGAGAGACCCCCGACCTCCCCATGCGGGCGGCCGACCCGGCGGAGTTGGCCGGAGCTTACCTCTTTCTGGCGAGCGACGCTGCGTCGTACGTGACCGGCGAGACCGTCTGGGTGGACGGCGGCGGCCACGTCGCCTGA
- a CDS encoding sorbosone dehydrogenase family protein, whose translation MGNERETGSEERSDESEQGPSRRSVLQATGAIGGSGFVGGFASLPESVISGKTDVRDDEQGTGYFEQGTDVGLKQVAGGLTAPTAFAVANEERERWFVTDQTGQAYYKEDGELQQFISVKDQMVELGNMYGQFPPEKPGLQYDERGLLGIVFHPKFAENRKFYLHYSGAPDEELPDRWDHYTVLSEFRAGQDLNTADPETERRLLHVPHPQMNHNAGPMAFGPDGYLYFPIGDGGGKNDTFYGHVDDWFGLNGGGNGQDVDENLYGSILRLDVDGGNPQADPVRTGTSGNQDRPYGVPDDNPFAGGDNTGLDEIYAYGFRNPFGLSFDSNGNLFQADAGEALYEEVNVVVKGGNYGWNIKEGTHCFDAENHDKPPTKCPDYAPSPTGDGVEPLIDPIVEFPHEYEGNKVGEVVIGGHRYEGDAIQQLQGKYVYGAFFKSRKQSKGRLLTAAPPDGELGEITLKDLEPNFPEDANVPSEFINPSSDEVQKGQKLSDALVDKNNAKNDFPFDQLWDMAELNVVGTEDGTPNHYVRQFGRDGDGELYVLVNDKLLPRGETGKVYKIVPPEEGDQQVNVNATERPTGNETTTANRTETPATNQTTGNETS comes from the coding sequence ATGGGGAACGAACGTGAGACAGGGTCAGAGGAACGAAGCGACGAATCCGAACAGGGGCCGTCCCGACGGAGTGTACTGCAGGCGACCGGGGCCATCGGCGGTTCGGGGTTCGTCGGAGGATTCGCATCACTTCCAGAAAGTGTAATCAGTGGAAAAACCGATGTACGTGACGACGAGCAGGGGACTGGGTACTTCGAGCAGGGAACGGACGTCGGCCTGAAGCAGGTCGCGGGTGGACTCACCGCACCCACCGCCTTCGCCGTCGCAAACGAGGAGCGCGAACGGTGGTTCGTCACCGACCAGACCGGGCAGGCCTACTACAAGGAGGACGGTGAACTCCAGCAGTTCATCAGCGTCAAAGACCAGATGGTGGAACTGGGGAACATGTACGGTCAGTTCCCTCCGGAGAAGCCGGGTCTCCAGTACGACGAGCGCGGACTGCTCGGCATCGTGTTCCACCCGAAGTTTGCAGAAAACCGGAAGTTCTATCTGCATTACAGCGGCGCACCCGACGAGGAACTTCCCGACAGGTGGGACCACTACACCGTCCTTTCGGAGTTCCGGGCGGGCCAAGACCTGAACACCGCCGACCCGGAAACCGAACGGCGGCTGTTGCACGTACCGCATCCGCAGATGAACCACAACGCCGGACCGATGGCGTTCGGTCCCGACGGCTACCTCTACTTCCCTATCGGCGACGGCGGTGGCAAGAACGACACGTTCTACGGTCACGTCGACGACTGGTTCGGTCTCAACGGCGGCGGAAACGGCCAAGACGTGGACGAGAACCTGTACGGCAGTATCCTGCGCCTCGACGTGGACGGCGGGAATCCGCAGGCGGACCCGGTCCGAACGGGTACCTCCGGAAACCAAGACCGACCGTACGGTGTCCCGGACGACAATCCGTTCGCCGGTGGGGACAACACCGGTCTCGACGAGATATACGCCTACGGGTTCCGTAACCCGTTCGGTCTCTCGTTCGACTCCAACGGCAACCTGTTCCAAGCCGACGCCGGCGAGGCGCTGTACGAGGAGGTGAACGTCGTCGTGAAGGGCGGCAACTACGGCTGGAACATCAAGGAGGGAACGCACTGTTTCGACGCGGAGAATCACGACAAGCCGCCGACGAAGTGCCCCGACTACGCCCCGTCGCCGACCGGCGACGGTGTCGAACCCCTAATCGACCCCATCGTGGAGTTCCCGCACGAGTACGAGGGGAACAAAGTCGGTGAAGTCGTCATCGGCGGGCACCGATACGAGGGCGACGCCATCCAGCAATTGCAAGGTAAGTACGTCTACGGGGCGTTCTTCAAGAGTCGGAAGCAATCGAAGGGCCGATTGCTCACGGCCGCGCCGCCCGACGGCGAACTCGGGGAGATTACGCTGAAAGACCTCGAACCGAACTTCCCGGAGGATGCGAACGTCCCATCCGAGTTCATCAATCCGTCCAGCGACGAAGTCCAGAAGGGCCAGAAGTTGAGCGACGCGCTGGTCGACAAGAACAACGCGAAGAACGACTTCCCGTTCGACCAACTCTGGGACATGGCGGAACTGAACGTCGTCGGGACCGAAGACGGAACGCCCAACCACTACGTGCGTCAGTTCGGTCGGGACGGCGACGGCGAACTGTACGTCCTCGTGAACGACAAACTGCTCCCGAGGGGCGAGACGGGGAAGGTCTACAAAATCGTGCCACCGGAGGAGGGCGACCAGCAGGTCAACGTGAACGCTACCGAGAGACCGACCGGGAACGAAACGACCACCGCGAACCGAACCGAGACGCCTGCTACGAATCAAACGACAGGAAACGAGACGTCGTAA